In Chlorogloeopsis sp. ULAP01, the following are encoded in one genomic region:
- the cas7c gene encoding type I-C CRISPR-associated protein Cas7/Csd2, translating into MTIHLDPTKKHDAILLFDCLDGNPNGDPDAGNQPRIDPQTRQGLVTDACLKRKVRNYVEMVSKDEDKPEKYKLFIEQGGVLRETIKRGYVAMNFPEKEGTPEQQAKVAEWMQQNFYDIRMFGAVLSIGLKAGQLWGPMQISFARSIDPVLPQSVTITRCAATEEREGKDNKTMGRKEILPYGLYKAHIFYNPHLAANCVTQRDLELFWEALIKAWEFDRSSSRGFMACRGFYVFTHAAKYGNYPVHQLFDKLQIQANADVPRSFSDYKIKVDDDRFPDGVTLTRLA; encoded by the coding sequence ATGACCATACACCTAGACCCAACCAAAAAACACGATGCTATCCTGCTGTTTGACTGCCTTGACGGAAATCCCAACGGCGATCCGGATGCTGGCAACCAACCCCGAATTGATCCACAAACCAGACAAGGACTAGTAACTGATGCTTGTCTCAAACGTAAAGTGCGTAATTATGTGGAGATGGTAAGTAAGGATGAGGACAAACCGGAAAAATACAAACTTTTTATTGAACAGGGTGGAGTGCTACGAGAAACAATAAAACGTGGTTATGTAGCAATGAATTTCCCAGAAAAAGAAGGAACACCAGAGCAGCAAGCTAAGGTAGCTGAGTGGATGCAGCAAAATTTCTATGATATAAGAATGTTTGGTGCAGTTCTTTCTATTGGTTTAAAAGCTGGGCAACTTTGGGGACCAATGCAAATTAGTTTTGCCAGAAGTATTGACCCTGTACTCCCTCAATCCGTTACTATTACCCGATGTGCTGCTACAGAGGAGCGTGAAGGTAAAGATAACAAAACTATGGGAAGAAAAGAAATTTTACCCTATGGTTTGTACAAAGCTCATATTTTTTATAATCCTCACTTGGCTGCAAACTGTGTAACCCAGCGTGATTTAGAACTATTCTGGGAAGCCTTAATTAAAGCCTGGGAATTTGATCGCTCATCTTCACGCGGATTTATGGCTTGTCGCGGGTTTTATGTATTCACTCATGCTGCTAAATATGGTAATTACCCAGTTCATCAGCTTTTTGATAAACTGCAAATACAAGCAAATGCTGATGTACCTCGCAGCTTTTCTGACTACAAAATAAAAGTCGATGACGATCGCTTCCCAGATGGCGTGACATTAACTAGACTAGCTTAA
- a CDS encoding type I-C CRISPR-associated protein Cas8c/Csd1 codes for MLNLSHLMLCDQGQQVSKRPAIKKWWGEYYASKQDTISGICLLTGENTNIVSRKMPMMVKGVPGSSTSGAAITSFDKAAYQSHGWEGNTNAPIGFESAVRFHKALEILMSRDANHKKIGRQAFVFWGDVEGEGIDPQLWEDPSAAQGIFVTPNQPSKLPSDRTLSRHFYLAALKGNKGRIAVSSWDECTSEQIKSSVKRFVKCQQLTSDTKAKPVWVLRNSAFFDPVKEYTDKITTALVKAALLGMPLPDEYAIRIMNRICQEQDVMRSLVRAQALAFYLTTNVSMPTLPELEKRPTPEQVAYILGRIAFLMHRAQVTAQNLQKEDTNVTRSLKALSTTPAQVFPRLYYGCIAHHLEEKEGGALLFCIKKALDEEFAKFGSNFNPSIDLPDTLDVKAQACFFLGWGIRRAEFFTKSEE; via the coding sequence TTGCTCAATCTGTCTCACCTGATGTTATGCGATCAAGGTCAGCAAGTCAGCAAACGACCAGCTATTAAAAAATGGTGGGGTGAATATTATGCCAGCAAGCAAGACACAATCTCTGGCATCTGCCTACTGACAGGTGAAAACACTAATATTGTTAGTCGGAAGATGCCCATGATGGTTAAAGGTGTACCAGGTTCTTCCACTTCTGGCGCTGCTATCACCAGCTTTGATAAAGCGGCTTACCAATCACACGGGTGGGAAGGTAACACCAATGCACCTATTGGGTTTGAGTCTGCTGTTCGGTTTCATAAAGCCTTAGAAATATTAATGTCTAGAGATGCTAATCATAAAAAGATTGGTAGACAAGCGTTTGTTTTCTGGGGAGATGTGGAAGGTGAAGGTATTGATCCGCAATTATGGGAAGATCCATCAGCTGCTCAGGGTATTTTTGTTACCCCCAATCAACCTAGCAAACTGCCAAGCGATCGCACTCTATCTCGTCATTTTTATCTAGCTGCACTCAAGGGTAATAAGGGAAGAATTGCTGTTAGCAGTTGGGATGAATGCACATCTGAGCAAATTAAATCTAGCGTCAAACGATTTGTCAAATGTCAACAACTAACATCTGACACTAAAGCTAAACCAGTATGGGTACTGCGTAACAGTGCATTTTTTGACCCTGTTAAAGAGTACACCGACAAAATCACCACTGCTTTAGTCAAGGCTGCTTTGCTCGGTATGCCTCTACCGGATGAATATGCCATCCGGATTATGAACCGAATTTGTCAAGAACAAGATGTCATGCGATCGCTTGTTCGAGCACAAGCTTTAGCTTTTTATCTCACTACTAATGTCAGTATGCCAACACTACCCGAATTAGAGAAACGCCCCACACCAGAACAAGTAGCTTACATTTTAGGGCGCATCGCATTTTTGATGCACAGAGCGCAAGTGACAGCACAAAACCTTCAAAAAGAAGATACTAACGTCACAAGATCATTAAAGGCTCTATCAACTACACCCGCCCAGGTTTTCCCTCGTCTGTATTATGGTTGCATTGCTCATCACCTAGAAGAAAAAGAAGGTGGTGCATTATTATTCTGCATCAAAAAAGCACTAGATGAAGAATTTGCTAAGTTTGGCAGTAATTTTAACCCATCTATTGATTTGCCTGACACTCTTGATGTCAAAGCTCAAGCCTGCTTTTTCTTGGGCTGGGGCATTCGTAGGGCTGAATTTTTTACCAAATCTGAGGAGTAA
- a CDS encoding serine/threonine protein kinase, producing the protein MTITQLNNRYQVIQVLGAGGFSETFLAEDTYMPSRRRCVIKQLKPVTNDPQTYKMIQQRFEREAATLEYLGESSDQIPKLYAYFSENGQFYLVQEWIQGQTLTNIVEAQGPLSENKVREILLSLLSVLDYVHSKGIIHRDIKPDNIILCNPPASSTSPAQGGVRGGKPVLIDFGAVKETIRSIVTSPGHLTQSLVIGTPGYMPSEQAVGRPVYATDIYSLGLTGIYLLTGKPPHELQTNLQTGEILWQHLAPGVSTQLAIVLNQAIKPQASDRYSTASKMLHALQSLGSMPSAPSYQSTQSTVALSPVAAQTQPLPSSQKSAFIPASTTDKNWQKPALIFGGLVIGGLIGGIAIANITRQPQPETTIATSPAPETTQEPTATNPTVAPESVAPTNEPDDTPAASQPPLVEPTSPQKPAAAVPSSPPIAFTPEPPQQPTTFEPAPEPQPQDSQPPTVSTSEPKPPQQDNPPPKQENKQEVATNITSGSVPGFPTGTSESTIREALGKPSKVSKGLWNTRAYLYRLKPNRVDLGYLFDRKSGILRQTEVSFAQSVSPDVMRSRSASQQTTSY; encoded by the coding sequence ATGACAATAACACAGCTAAACAATCGCTATCAAGTTATTCAGGTACTGGGTGCTGGTGGGTTTAGTGAAACCTTTTTAGCAGAAGATACTTACATGCCTTCCCGCCGTCGCTGTGTGATTAAACAACTCAAACCAGTGACAAACGATCCCCAAACCTACAAAATGATTCAACAAAGGTTTGAACGGGAAGCTGCAACTTTAGAGTATTTGGGTGAAAGCAGTGATCAAATACCTAAACTCTATGCCTACTTTTCAGAAAATGGGCAATTTTACCTGGTTCAGGAATGGATTCAAGGTCAAACTCTAACAAATATTGTCGAGGCTCAAGGGCCATTAAGTGAAAATAAGGTTAGAGAAATTTTATTGAGTTTGTTGTCAGTTCTAGATTATGTCCACAGCAAAGGTATTATCCACCGCGATATTAAACCAGACAACATAATTCTGTGCAACCCCCCCGCTTCCAGCACCTCCCCTGCTCAAGGGGGGGTTCGGGGGGGTAAACCTGTCTTAATTGACTTTGGCGCAGTTAAGGAAACGATACGTTCAATAGTCACTTCTCCAGGGCATCTCACTCAATCTTTGGTAATTGGTACACCTGGATATATGCCTAGCGAACAAGCTGTAGGACGCCCAGTTTATGCTACTGATATCTACAGTTTGGGCTTGACAGGAATTTATCTTTTGACTGGCAAGCCGCCCCACGAGTTACAAACTAATCTGCAAACTGGGGAAATTCTTTGGCAGCATCTTGCTCCTGGAGTATCAACACAATTGGCGATAGTTCTCAACCAGGCAATTAAGCCCCAAGCTAGCGATCGCTACTCCACTGCGAGCAAAATGTTACACGCTTTGCAATCTCTCGGTTCTATGCCTTCGGCACCGTCATATCAGTCAACTCAATCTACAGTTGCTTTGTCTCCTGTTGCTGCACAAACTCAGCCTTTGCCTTCTTCCCAAAAATCAGCTTTTATTCCTGCCTCTACCACAGATAAAAATTGGCAAAAACCCGCTTTGATTTTTGGTGGTTTAGTGATCGGTGGTTTGATTGGTGGGATAGCGATCGCTAACATCACTCGCCAACCCCAACCTGAAACAACTATTGCTACATCACCTGCACCTGAAACTACACAAGAACCTACCGCAACAAATCCAACTGTTGCACCAGAATCTGTTGCTCCTACAAACGAACCCGACGATACGCCTGCTGCTTCCCAACCTCCCTTAGTAGAACCTACCTCTCCACAGAAACCAGCTGCTGCTGTTCCTTCTTCACCTCCAATTGCTTTTACACCAGAACCTCCGCAACAACCAACAACTTTTGAACCAGCACCAGAACCCCAGCCACAAGATTCTCAGCCCCCAACAGTTTCTACATCAGAACCAAAACCACCTCAACAAGACAACCCACCACCAAAGCAAGAAAATAAGCAAGAAGTTGCCACAAATATCACCAGTGGCAGTGTACCTGGATTTCCCACAGGTACTTCTGAAAGTACTATTAGAGAAGCATTAGGAAAACCAAGTAAAGTTTCCAAAGGTTTATGGAATACTCGTGCTTATCTTTATCGGTTAAAGCCAAATCGTGTTGATCTTGGTTATTTATTTGATCGCAAATCAGGCATATTGCGGCAAACAGAAGTAAGTTTTGCTCAATCTGTCTCACCTGATGTTATGCGATCAAGGTCAGCAAGTCAGCAAACGACCAGCTATTAA
- a CDS encoding serine/threonine-protein kinase: MPMLLNNRYQVIQTLGSGGFGETFLAEDTQMPSRRRCVIKQLKPIQDNPQVYQLVQQRFGREAAILEEVGDGSEQIPKLYAYFLENGQFYLVQEYIQGQTLTQKIQQQGLMSESGVKEILISILPVLDYVHSKGIVHRDIKPDNIILRNPPASSTPPYQGGVRGGEPVLIDFGAVKETIGTLVTPSGNSTRSIVIGTPGFMPSEQSVGRPMFASDIYSLGLTAIYLLTGKMPQEMGTDPATGALLWRQYALGVTPSFAAVLDKAIQFNARDRFASAREMLQSLQSGAAPFPPTVPYTQPLVATTPSSQIPQNTVAVSPSNSYKTPVNQSNRGGQRGILLGSIIAGILIGTSVIIGFVLNNRQQLPQIAQQEIPQSTSEPSPTPVEPKSESSQQPLEPNHTVSSEPTPETSIPQAVRTSPEEFIRNYYATINQGEYQQAWKYLAPSFQSNKRLHPQGYLSYIDWWGGRVQQIEVDKVNLIKTGTQTATVNAQLKYLMKNGRVVPSSVNFSLLWDVENSGWVIADAK, translated from the coding sequence ATGCCAATGCTGCTCAATAACCGCTATCAAGTGATTCAGACTTTAGGAAGCGGTGGGTTTGGAGAAACATTTTTAGCAGAAGATACCCAAATGCCCTCTCGTCGCCGTTGTGTAATTAAACAATTAAAACCGATTCAGGATAATCCTCAAGTTTACCAATTGGTACAGCAGCGGTTTGGGCGGGAAGCAGCGATTTTAGAAGAAGTGGGTGATGGCAGCGAACAAATTCCCAAACTTTATGCCTACTTTTTGGAAAACGGGCAATTTTACTTAGTACAAGAGTATATTCAGGGACAAACTCTCACACAGAAAATCCAACAGCAGGGATTAATGAGTGAGAGTGGGGTGAAAGAAATTTTAATTAGTATTTTGCCAGTTCTCGATTATGTTCATAGCAAAGGCATTGTTCATCGAGATATTAAGCCTGATAATATCATTCTTCGCAACCCCCCCGCTTCCAGCACCCCCCCTTATCAAGGGGGGGTTAGGGGAGGTGAGCCGGTACTGATTGACTTTGGTGCGGTCAAAGAAACGATAGGAACGTTAGTTACTCCTTCTGGCAATTCTACAAGGTCAATTGTAATTGGTACACCAGGGTTTATGCCTAGCGAACAATCGGTAGGACGCCCGATGTTTGCCAGCGACATTTATAGTTTGGGTTTAACAGCAATTTATTTGCTCACTGGTAAAATGCCACAAGAAATGGGAACAGATCCGGCAACTGGTGCGCTGTTGTGGCGGCAATACGCTCTGGGTGTGACTCCCAGTTTTGCAGCAGTATTGGATAAAGCGATTCAGTTTAATGCACGGGATCGTTTTGCCAGCGCCAGAGAAATGCTACAAAGTTTGCAATCTGGTGCTGCTCCTTTTCCTCCTACCGTGCCTTACACCCAACCACTAGTGGCAACTACACCGTCTTCGCAAATACCTCAAAACACTGTAGCTGTTAGCCCTAGCAATTCCTATAAAACTCCTGTTAATCAAAGCAATAGGGGTGGGCAAAGGGGAATCTTACTCGGTAGTATCATTGCAGGCATTTTGATCGGCACATCTGTAATCATTGGTTTTGTCCTCAACAACAGGCAACAACTTCCACAGATCGCCCAACAAGAAATTCCCCAGTCAACGAGTGAACCCAGCCCAACACCTGTAGAACCAAAATCAGAATCTTCTCAACAACCTCTAGAACCCAATCATACTGTATCATCTGAGCCAACACCGGAAACTTCCATTCCTCAAGCTGTCAGAACATCTCCAGAAGAATTTATACGAAATTATTATGCAACTATTAATCAAGGAGAATATCAACAGGCTTGGAAATACCTGGCTCCCAGTTTCCAAAGTAATAAACGTCTTCACCCTCAAGGTTATCTTTCTTACATCGATTGGTGGGGAGGTAGGGTTCAACAGATAGAAGTAGATAAAGTGAACTTAATAAAAACAGGTACACAAACCGCCACAGTGAATGCTCAGTTGAAATATTTGATGAAAAATGGAAGAGTAGTTCCTAGTTCTGTAAACTTTTCCCTTTTATGGGATGTCGAAAATAGTGGATGGGTTATTGCTGATGCTAAGTAG
- a CDS encoding YARHG domain-containing protein, with protein sequence MLLNERYQVIRTLGSGGFGETFLAEDSQMPSHRRCVIKQLKPIQNNPQIYQLVQERFGREAAILEDLGGSTDQIPCLYAYFQANSQFYLVQEWIEGDTLTEKIRQQGLFSESAVRELLANLLPVLEYVHSKRIIHRDIKPDNIILRHRDGKPVLIDFGAVRESMGTVLNSQGNPTSSIVIGTPGYMPSEQAAGRPVYSSDLYSLGMTAIYLLTGQPPQALETDSRTGDILWHRHAINVSPTLMGIIDKAIQYHPRDRFSSAREMLDALQGVVSPIPPTQPVFTQPPTLPTHPPETVSLNPPSITQDKNRNNILIASAIAGGLIGGSVIIGFALTKSSQPVAQQTISPSVNLPTATPQVTETPNLKSTPQIIETPNIKSTPISQPILTPSPSIVNTSKTPENTTTINDYFWLSQRLVTDTDLNNKDSFELDIMRNSIFARHGRRFDTPGLQEYFDSQPWYSPRYSPKNFPTKLLSKIERQNVEYIAKYQDRNNRRHFKK encoded by the coding sequence ATGCTGCTCAATGAGCGCTATCAAGTAATTCGCACTCTGGGAAGTGGTGGATTTGGTGAGACTTTCTTAGCAGAAGATAGCCAGATGCCTTCTCACCGTCGCTGTGTGATTAAACAACTCAAACCAATTCAAAATAATCCTCAGATTTACCAACTAGTACAAGAGCGGTTTGGGCGAGAAGCAGCTATTTTAGAAGACTTGGGCGGATCTACTGACCAGATTCCTTGCTTGTACGCTTATTTTCAAGCTAATAGTCAATTCTACTTAGTTCAAGAGTGGATTGAAGGTGACACACTTACTGAAAAAATTAGACAACAGGGTTTATTTAGCGAAAGTGCGGTTCGGGAATTATTAGCAAATTTATTACCAGTTTTAGAATACGTACACTCGAAGCGGATTATTCACCGTGACATCAAACCGGATAATATCATTTTGCGTCATCGCGACGGCAAACCCGTACTAATTGATTTTGGTGCGGTACGAGAATCAATGGGAACAGTGCTTAATTCTCAAGGAAATCCCACTAGTTCGATTGTAATTGGTACACCTGGATATATGCCTAGTGAACAGGCAGCTGGTAGACCAGTTTATTCTAGCGATTTATATAGTTTAGGAATGACAGCAATTTATCTGCTGACAGGGCAACCACCACAGGCACTAGAGACAGACTCACGAACAGGAGATATTCTTTGGCATCGCCATGCTATAAATGTTAGTCCGACATTGATGGGAATAATCGATAAGGCAATACAGTATCACCCACGTGATCGCTTTAGCAGTGCCAGGGAAATGTTAGATGCTCTGCAAGGCGTAGTAAGTCCAATTCCACCCACACAACCTGTTTTCACCCAACCACCAACACTACCTACCCATCCTCCCGAAACGGTAAGTTTAAATCCACCATCTATAACTCAAGATAAAAATCGCAATAATATTTTGATAGCAAGTGCGATCGCAGGTGGTTTAATTGGTGGATCTGTAATTATTGGTTTTGCTTTAACAAAATCTTCTCAACCAGTAGCACAGCAAACAATTTCACCTTCAGTTAATTTACCAACCGCTACACCCCAAGTTACAGAAACTCCTAATTTAAAATCAACACCTCAAATTATAGAAACTCCTAACATCAAATCTACACCAATTAGCCAACCTATATTGACTCCATCTCCATCTATTGTAAACACATCCAAAACACCAGAAAATACTACAACAATCAACGATTATTTCTGGCTTTCTCAAAGACTAGTCACAGATACAGACTTAAATAATAAAGATAGTTTTGAGCTAGATATTATGCGGAATTCTATTTTTGCACGTCACGGGCGGCGTTTTGATACTCCAGGATTGCAAGAGTATTTTGATAGCCAGCCGTGGTATAGTCCAAGGTATTCACCAAAGAACTTTCCTACAAAGTTGTTATCAAAAATAGAACGACAAAATGTTGAATATATTGCCAAATATCAAGACCGTAATAATCGCAGACATTTTAAGAAGTAA